The stretch of DNA GACAAGCCTCTGTCatgtgtggcatcaaagtaccacAATAGTGCTCAGAGAGCAGATGGGTGACTCAGCCGGTGCAGTCACCAAGAGCAGAAAGTCTccaacttgaaatgtccattttcAACTCTGTCCCCAACTTCTATCGGCTAAACTCGTTGACCGCCGCTTGTAGCCATGGCTCAAGTCAAACACACCTATtcaaatatgctgttttgctgttcaagaaacatttctgattattcaatcacaatattattgtttttacatttattgttgaccaaataaatgtagccttggtgagcagaagagacttctttcaaagaaagGTAGTGCAAATTACAGTTACTccaacttaaagggatagggcagctaaaaatgaaaattctgtcaataattacttaccctcatgtcgttacaaacctgtaagaccttctgaacagaaattaagatattttttatgaaattcgagagctttctgaccctccatagacagcaagggtaccaccagaaaggtagtaaagacattgttaaaatagtccatgtggcatcagtgattcaactgtaattttatgaagctatgagaatgctttttgtgtgcaaagaaaacagaaaaaaaaaaaaaaaaaaaaagactttattaaacaatttcttccCTTCTGGGACAGTCTGTTGTCATTAAGTCATTCCATGAGAATGGTTAAAATTGGTCTTggatattttcacattttttaccaaaatgtattatttgtatgtatatccCACATCATTAAGGATATATTTAACTatcagaaaaatgcatttaccCATCTCAGGCAttagttttcttttattattgaTCATATTTTCAAGATGTGGTGACTGTAATTCTTCAACCCCGTTATGGACACTTTGGAGGCTCTCTGAATATTATCAtaaaatttatttctaaataaatcaatatgtttacattaatcAGATGTCCCCCATACTAattcaataattttaaatagaaaaatgacataaatcacacatttttacTCTCTTAAATCCTGAAATGTAACTAATAAGTGAAAACAATCTTGtaatttttcatcaaaaattttgTTTAACTAAGAATTGTAATCAAAATCAATGATCATATGGTAGTGCTCAATATTTTAGACACAAATCagcaaacattaaattattttttcaacatttaaagaaaataatatatgaaaatgtagGTGTGTCGGGGTTGAGACTAGCATAACAGGGTTGAGGATGGTAACGGGGTTGAAGAGACAAATACAGCTTTACATTAGCATTATATCTCATTTTGTAACCATAGGAAGGACACCAGATACAAATTGCAGTagaattaagttttattaatcTAAAGTATAAACAACCACAACAGCATATTAACAACTAACAAACATTGTAAAGTGAATTGCTCAAATGtaacataatgtgtgtgtgtgtgtgtatgtgagggtgggtgggtgtgtgtgtgtctaggCATAAGAGCGCCTCATGAGGTGTGCTAAAAGTCACCTCATCCTTGCTCCGATAACATACAAACTTGATGAACTGGTTGaactaataacaataataatcagtTAACGATTTCAGTGTGTCTGTCTGTATCAGCGCCTGCGTCTGAGTCCATGTCAGAGtgtttttgcatgtgtgtgcctgcatcagtgtgtgtgtgtgtctgtatataTGCATGAATGTGCCTTTTGTTTCATGAATTCATCTTGTGAGTCGGTTCCACACCTCTTTCAAGACTTCCACATGGCACTTTGTCACACTCTGTGGGGGTGGAATGAGTTCAAGGACATCATCAAACAGGTACCAGAGGATATCATCCTGATGCGGCCAGAAGAATCGGTTTGATTCTTCTGGCTGTTGTTTGTATGTTTAGAATGATGCCTGGATACAAATCATCGTCATATCTGAGAATACACCATTTACCAATCAGCTCTGGACTTTCCCACTGGATTTCTTTTTCTGGATTCCCCCCACTGGCTGTCTGTGATACAGCCGTTTCTATCTTCTGGCCAAAAGTGAAACACTGGGTGTTGAAGCACTTGCAGTTAAACTGCTTCCGTGTTGTGCACATGCAGCTTACATCACGAACCATCAGTTCTCCTGGAGCAACAGTAATGACCTGGTGAATTCTCATGGTTCCAGGAACAGCTGGTATCTGCTGTGGCATTTTCTCCATTGCTTCCTCAACATCTTCACTTTTCACAAAGAACAGTTTCACACTTGTGTTTGTTTCAGACAAGGCCCTGAAtaattcttcttcttttctccCTTTTTGTCTATCTCCTTGTCCTCTATTACCCACTGGGTAAATGATGTGTTTGCTGTGCTGTTGTATGCACTTGTGATGTGGACAGTTTTGTCCTTGCAATGGACACACTCTCCATACATGCAACTCTTGCTGGATGAGTTGCAGCAAACCTTCTCTATCAACTCTTCAATGTTGGCAGTCTCAATGAGTTTCAACTGACAGAGCTTCACTGCCAGAAAGCTGAGATTTTCATGCAACTTACACATGCATGTGTCACGTTCAGAGAGTGTTGGATTCACAACCCAAAAGGGGCGAAGATGACAGAAAAGGGAATAGGATATCATCTGGTCTGGGTTTTCTGCCAAAAATCTTCTGTGGATATTTTCTATCGTGTCCATCAGGAATCTcttctgcatttttaatttgttctttGTGAGTGTTTGTTTGGTTCCTGTGGTCATTCTACTCACATCATCCCTGAGATAGAATGCcttgattcttttttttgaagtttCAGTGAACCTGCTGGTCCtctttctttcaaaatgaaGACTGTCATGATGTCTAAAATTCTTGTTTGAAAATCCGAGGGAGTCACTTGCAAACTTTTGcaacctgtattttttttataattctccCTGTTGTGACTTTGGCAATCAGCTGCCTTTCTCTGTCCTTGGTggcttttttgtatttatttttaatatcttgaATGAGTGATTCATGGAaaagtaaggttttttttttttgggggttaACGGGGCAATTTGAAGTGAGTTGTGTTATTTTCGACTGTGGTGAATCCGAAGATTTCTTTGAACGTTGGcacctttttttgtatttttctttgctttttctttctttttcaagtttttcctGGAGTTCCGCTATTTGCCTCTTgagcatatttttttctcttctgtacTTTTTCCGAGCCACCAGACGTTgcctacaaaacaaaacaataaaagttgATTTGGGTGTGGAAAGTTATGCCTTTTTCCTCCTGCCCTCCCTGTTTCTAAAATGACATTGTGAAAAATggcataaaatgacattttcaccATAACACTGTTAACTACCTATTGCCCTAACCTTGAAGATCTTGGCTGTGAAGGCTGCTCTGGGTGATCTCCCTGATCAGGACTTTGTGGAGGAGTGCTCAAGTTCTTGAGCACTTCTTTCCTCTCCTTGCTCCTATGGTAAGCTGCTCtccacatttttcttttcttacacTGTTCTCTTTTACTCAGTTCATTAATTGCTTTCTTCTTCCCTGCCTCTACATTCTTTCTCCATCTCTCACGCTCACTCTGCAGGTATCTCTCCCTTCTTTCAGGATCAGCTTTAAGGCGTTCCCGATACTTCCTTTGCCtttctgctgctgttgttggTGCCATCTTACTCGCATTCTTAACATGGAACATAAATCACATTCAGCATGCATGCAGTATAAGAATGTtgactgaatataataataattaatttaaataattagataaCTTAACAACCAAAGTATTAAAATCTCAACCCCATCACAATCTCACAACCCCGTTACAATCAAAAACATAACGGGGTTGAGTGTGACGGGGTTgagatttttacacaaaatggcCGCTGCTCAATGTAGTGAATACCAGACAGAGATGACAGACATGGCATGCATGAAATTCAAAATCACCATATATTcatgaaataacaaaaaactttttcataAGTAATAGTTTTCTATCTTTTTTTCATGTTACGGTGTTGAGTCATGGTCCTGTTGTCCAAAAGACTTTAgtgatgtcacttcctgataTATATGGAATTCTGGATCACACCATTGTATTTATGGGAGTGGGATCATTCGTGTAACAGGGTTGAGGGGTTACTCAGGTACAgaaataattgtgattttaataattaattaacaattaaattaaaaaaaaacaaacattaccaGCAAAAGTGCACAAATAGATGTTTAGGATGTTTAGGTTGATATCAAAATTTATTGACTTTTTAAA from Labeo rohita strain BAU-BD-2019 unplaced genomic scaffold, IGBB_LRoh.1.0 scaffold_1190, whole genome shotgun sequence encodes:
- the LOC127157745 gene encoding translation initiation factor IF-2-like isoform X1, with the translated sequence MSGRPHLGCYDDRVNLTERQQFPHGFSVTQVLQNASKMAPTTAAERQRKYRERLKADPERRERYLQSERERWRKNVEAGKKKAINELSKREQCKKRKMWRAAYHRSKERKEVLKNLSTPPQSPDQGDHPEQPSQPRSSRQRLVARKKYRREKNMLKRQIAELQEKLEKERKSKEKYKKRCQRSKKSSDSPQSKITQLTSNCPVNPQKKKTLLFHESLIQDIKNKYKKATKDRERQLIAKVTTGRIIKKIQVAKVCK
- the LOC127157745 gene encoding uncharacterized protein LOC127157745 isoform X2; translated protein: MSGRPHLGCYDDRVNLTERQQFPHGFSVTQVLQNASKMAPTTAAERQRKYRERLKADPERRERYLQSERERWRKNVEAGKKKAINELSKREQCKKRKMWRAAYHRSKERKEVLKNLSTPPQSPDQGDHPEQPSQPRSSRLGQ